One window of the Drosophila ananassae strain 14024-0371.13 chromosome 4 unlocalized genomic scaffold, ASM1763931v2 tig00000054, whole genome shotgun sequence genome contains the following:
- the LOC6501773 gene encoding uncharacterized protein LOC6501773 isoform X4, translating into MEEKQIYDRIRQRKRRQHLLDISLERKNQTKPYRTKQTLAKVVKKVESALPKDLAKKLKVLEVLIKKYKKVEDEVQQKPNRKIFETSIQTMIDFYQNDNISVQAAGKKDTLVMLLTVSEAYETYKNYFPTEKIGLSTFFKMRPRHVQLANKMPHNMCVCMYPANFGYMLQSCAKIIPSIPKNFEKFLKAVCCDIQNEYCMTSSCKNCLNDIKNDLIPLAYFPNMEEEVNWQQWRKIDNHLVLTNTTATVNDLLQDMQAKLSSFKTHFFVKRAQQGYFEETKMNLKPFELVLQIDFAENYRLTHQNEIQSAHFSYQQVTIFTCVAWMAGTSKSFAVISDKLTHNKHDVYIFLLHILNEIKKIYGLFWKLIIFSDGSCAQFKNKYILTSLADILEYIGCLNVEWNFFASSHGKGAVDGVGAVIKRKVWQITKSQNLTLSDAISFYRCAVNNLNGVKMYYISSAKINNLSLNYNLDKKWKDVPSIPGICQMHWFSCSGQLTEFARTAYSIKTNVYVNNKII; encoded by the coding sequence ATGGaggaaaaacaaatatatgaTCGGATTCGACAAAGGAAGAGGCGCCAACATCTTTTGGACATTTCACTTGAACGCAAAAACCAAACCAAGCCTTACCGAACAAAGCAAACCTTGGCGAAAGTCGTTAAAAAGGTAGAGAGTGCGTTGCCCAAAGATCTTGCCAAAAAGCTCAAAGTATTGGAAGtcctaataaaaaaatataaaaaagttgAAGATGAGGTCCAACAAAAACCCAAcagaaaaatttttgaaacttcAATTCAGACCATGATTGATTTTTATCAAAATGATAATATCAGTGTGCAAGCTGCAGGGAAAAAGGACACCCTGGTAATGTTGTTGACGGTCTCCGAAGCCTATGAGAcatacaaaaattattttccaacCGAGAAAATTGGATTATccacattttttaaaatgagACCTCGGCATGTCCAGTTAGCCAATAAAATGCCGCACAACATGTGTGTTTGCATGTATCCCGCCAATTTTGGATACATGTTGCAGAGTTGTGCAAAGATTATCCCATCCAttcccaaaaattttgaaaaatttcttAAAGCTGTTTGCTGCGATATTCAAAATGAATATTGCATGACAAGCAGTTGCAAGAACTGCCTTAATGACATTAAGAATGATTTAATTCCTCTTGCATATTTTCCTAATATGGAAGAGGAAGTAAACTGGCAACAATGGCGAAAAATTGATAACCACTTAGTCCTCACAAATACGACAGCTACAGTAAATGATTTGCTACAAGATATGCAAGCAAAgctttcctcatttaaaacacatttttttgttaagcGTGCCCAACAAGGGTATTTCGAAGAAACTAAGATGAATTTAAAGCCATTTGAGCTCGTGTTACAAATTGATTTTGCAGAAAACTATAGATTAACCCACCAAAATGAGATCCAAAGTGCTCATTTTAGCTACCAACAGGTAACTATTTTCACCTGTGTAGCTTGGATGGCTGGCACTTCAAAGTCGTTTGCGGTAATAAGTGATAAACTTACGCATAATAAGCACGacgtatatatatttttattacacaTACTAAATGagatcaaaaaaatttatggaCTTTTTTGGAaactaattatattttctgaTGGCAGCTGCGcccaatttaaaaataaatatattttaaccAGTTTGGCCGATATTTTAGAATATATTGGATGTTTAAATGTCGAATGGAATTTTTTTGCTAGTTCTCATGGAAAGGGAGCTGTTGACGGAGTTGGCGCCGTAATAAAGAGAAAGGTGTGGCAAATTACAAAGTCACAAAACCTTACATTATCCGACGCAATTTCCTTTTATCGCTGCGCCGTAAATAACTTAAATGGAGTTAAAATGTATTATATTTCATctgcaaaaattaataatttgtcGTTGAATTATAATTTGGACAAAAAATGGAAGGATGTCCCAAGTATTCCTGGTATATGCCAGATGCATTGGTTTAGTTGCAGTGGCCAACTGACAGAATTTGCTAGGACAGCATACTCAATTAAAACAAATGTTTATGTCAATAATAAGATTATTTAA